GTGCGTCACCCCGTCCCGGTGCTCTGGATCAATCGCTTGAAAATGCAGACCATGGTGATGGGGTCCACCATCAACCGCCGACAGGCTGATGACTCCTACAACCATCTGGATCGATTGTAGGAGTCATTTGTATGAATCGGATACTTTGGGTAGGCTTGGGCGGGTTCGTCGGAGCGGTCCTTCGATACGGTGTGAGTGGCTGGGTTCAGAAGTGGAGCGGAAGCGTGAACTTCCCCCATGGGACGCTGGCCGTCAACCTTCTCGGCTGCCTGATGATCGGCTTGCTCTCGCAGCTCACAGAGAGCCGCAGCGTCTTCACCAGCGAAACCCGGCTGTTCGTCTTCATCGGCGTTCTGGGGGCTTTCACGACCTTCTCTACCTTCAGCAATGAGACGATGAACTTGCTGCTGGATGGCGAGGATCTCTTCGCCCTCTCCAATATGGCGGCGCAGCTGGGCGGGGGATTGGGCATGGTGTGGCTGGGGCGCGTGCTGGTCCGGCTCATGTGGAGGTAAGAGGATGACACTCTCCGAGGAAGGGTATCTGCTGCGCATTTTCATCGGCGAGAGCGATAAGTGCGAGGGCAAGCCGCTGTACGAATGGATCGTTTTACGGGCACGCGAGCAAGGGCTGGCCGGGGCGACGGTGTTGCGGGGGATGATGGGGTTCGGCCCGAGCAGCCGGGTATACACCAGCAAGATACTGCGGCTGTCGGAAGACCTGCCGATCGTCGTGGAGATCGTCGACTCCAGGGATAAGCTGGAATCATTCCTGGTGACGATCGACGAGGTCGTTCGGGAGGGGCTGGTCACCCTGGAAAAGGCGCAGGTTCGCATCTATCGAGGGAGGGAGTAGCAGGGCAGGACGCCCATGCACGGACGTCCTGCCCTGTGTGTCGCCAAGTCATGCCCTCTGTTGTCGGCGATCACATCTCCAGACGGAAGGTGCGGATCTGGAAGGGGCGGATGGGGAAGGCAAACCGGTTCCCCTCGGACGGTTGCGGTCCCTCCGGCTCCTCCACCAGGTTACTGGCGGTGACGCCTCGCAGTTCGCTCAGTGTCGTGATCGTCACCTGCCCCCGGCCGCCATTCGGCTCGTACAGGCGCATGATCCATCCCTGGCCGTCGTCGGCCGGCTTCAGCGTCTCCAGCACGGCCGGGCCGTTCACCTGCACGAAGCTCTGTGCCGCCGGGAGGGATCCATCCCCCTGGCCGGCGGGCAGACACACCAGCGGCACGTTCAGCTCCCATCCTCGCCGCACGGTCTCCCCCTGGCGCCAGTCCCCGCCGTGAGGCCACAACGAGTAGACGAACTCGTGATGGCCGCGGTCGGCGTTGGGATCGGGCCATTCGGGGCCGCGCAGCAGCGTCAGCCGGAGCACGTTGCCCTTCACGTCGTAGCCATACTTGCAGTCGTTGAGCAGGCTGACCCCGTATCCCGCCTCGGATAGATCGGCCCAGCGGTACGCGGCGACCTCGAACTTCTCCTGGTCCCAGGACGTGTTGCGATGGGTGGGCCGCTGCAGGGCGCCGAATTGGATCTCGAACGTGGCCTGGTCGGCCAGCACCTCCACCGGGAACGCGGCCTTGAGCATCACCTGCCGCTCCTGCCAGTCCGCCCGGGTGACGAAATCGATGCGGGGCATCGCGTCGTAGAGGACGATGTCCTGCTCGATGCGGCTGTCTCGGTGGTGGCGGATGACCCGGATGCTCCCCCGCACGGGGCCCGTCTCCACGACCTCTACGGTGCACTCCCCTTCGAAGGGATACTCGCGACGCTCGAACGTCGCGTGCACATTCCACGCCGCCTCCCGCTCCGGCCCATCCTGGAAGAGCTGCAGGCGATTAGCGACCTGGCCCGACGGGATCACCTCTCGTTGATGTCGCTTGTCGTACAGTCGGGTGATCTCTCCCACGTCGTTGAGCTCTATGATGAAGAACTGGTTCTCCACCCGTTGTGGCGTGACGACCAGGCTGGTCTCGGGCTCCCCATCGGCGGGGCGCAGCGTGAGGGTCGTGTATCCCACGGGAGGCACCTCCGGCGGGGCGAACACGATCTCCGCCTGTCCGTCGCGTTGGGCGATGACCTGAACTGAGGCGGCCCGTCCCTGCGGGTCGACGAGCTCCACGGGACCTGTGGGGGCCGGGATCGTGGCGGTGGCCACATCATTGCGGGCCCAGGACAGGCTGTTGAAGACCAGCAGGTCGGCCGTCGGGGCGCGGTGGGCGATGGCTTGCAGGGCCGCGTCGCGCACGGCGCGAGCAGTCCGCTCGATGCGGGCGTAGTCTCGGACGGCCTCCTCGTACACCTGGCCGATGGAGGAGCCCGGCAGGATGTCGTGGAATTGCAGGAGCAACAGGTTCTCCCAGGCGTCGTGCAGCGGCGACATGTCGATCGCGTCGTCCACCCATTGGGCGAGCACGCCGGCGATCTCCGCCTCGCGAAGCAGGAGTTCGTTCTTGCGGTTGCCTCGCTTGGTGGCGGCCTGCGAGGTATACGTGCCGCGATGGGTCTCCAGGTACAGCTCGCCGTGCCAGACGGGCAGCTCGGGCGCGGCCGCCCGGACGCGATCGAAGTATGCCTCCTCCAGGCCCTGGTGGCAGGCGGGCAGCCCCGGATAGCGCTCGAGCCGGTCGGCGTACTCTAGCATCTCCTCGGTGGGGCCGCCACCCCCATCGCCGAAGCCGAAGGGGAAGAGGATCTCGTCGTAGATGGCCTTCTCGTGGAAGTGCTCCCACGCCAGGGCCAGCTCCTCCGGCGTGGGGTTCCCGTTGTAGCCGCGCTTGAGCCGGGGGATGTGGGCCAGGACGCGGGTGCCGTCGATCCCCTCCCACCAGAAGAGATGGTAGGGGAATGGATTGCGCGCCTGCCAGTGGAGCTTGTTGGTGTAGAAGGAGGTCAGCCCGCAGCCGTTCAGGATCTGAGGTAGGTTGCCGGGATATCCGAAGACGTCGGGCAGCCAGCATACGCGGGGCCGGGTCCCGAATTCCTCTCGGAAGAAGCGCAGGCCGTGCAAGATCTGGCGGATCAGCGCCTCGCCGGAGGAGATGTTGCAGTCGGCCTCGACCCACATGCCGCCGGTGGTCTCCCATCGCCCCTCCCGCACCCAGCGCTTGATCTCCTCGTACAGCGCCGGGTAGTACTTCTTGGTGTAGGCGTACAATTGGGGCTGGCTACAGGAGAACCGGTAGCGGGGGTATTGCTCCAGTAGACGGCAGGCGGTGCTGAAGGTGCGTCCGCACTTGCGGATCGTCTCCCGGATCGGCCACAGCCAGGCGGTGTCGATGTGGGAGTGGCCGGTGAGGAAGATGCGGCCTCCCTCGGGATCGGGGGCGATCCCCTCGAGCCGATCCTTCAGGATGCGCCGCGCCTCCATCACCTCCCGGCGGAACCGATCCTGGGGCAGCGTGAGATCGATGGCCAGGAGCGCGTCCTCCAGGGCATCGGCGATCCGTTGCCGGCGCCGCTCGTCTCGCACGGCCTGGGACGCGTCCCAGGCGAGGCGCAGGTCATACCACGCGGCCTCGATCTCGGCGTCCACCTGTTCCAGGCGGATCTGGCGTAATCGAGCCTTTTCGCTTGCCAGCTCCGGCAGGCACATCACATGGGGGATCGCGATGAACTCGGCCTCCAGGTGCAGCGTTCCCGCGTGGGGAACACGCACACGAGAGTGATTGGCATCGATGCCCGCATATGGTCGCCCATCGATGCTGAGCAGACCTTCCAATCCCTCGCCGTCGAAGACCAGGAACAGTTGCTCCAGTGGGACATCAGTTGGCGGGGTGACCTGGGCGCGCAGGAAGACGGTCTTCCCGGCGGGCCACCATCCCTCGCCGTCCACCTGAACCCAATCCCCCTCGTAGCGATACTCGTTGGGAGCCAGGTGGTCGGCGAGACGCGCCTGGTAGGGAGCGATGGGCCAGCTTTGCACGATGGCCCGGCGATGTAGGATGTCCAGCTTCATACGAATGATGCGCGGATCCATGGATACTCCCTCCGATACGTTCGGTTCGTTGCTCGCCCGTTTGCTCGCTGGAAGGAAATATAGCATGTTCGGGCTTTGCTGTCGAGGATGGAGTCGGATAGAGGGATTGCGGGCGCTGTGATGGAAAGAAGAAGGCCAGCGCGAATGCCCTCCGCGCTGGCCTGAAATCCTTCCTCATCTCGGCGTCGTGCCCGGCCACTGTGCCGGCGCTATCTCATCATCATCTCCACAAAGATCTTGCTCAGGTCGGTCAGGGTTCGCCCCTCTTCATCGGCGATGACTCGGCGGGCCGGTGGCCGCTCGCGATAGGTCGGGGTCCGCTGGCACAGGCGGTCCTCAAAGGTGGGGACCAGGTGATTCTCCAGGAACACGCCGGTCGGGATGCGGTCGCCCCACTCATGTGCCTTCTCGATGTAGTAACAGATCTTCTCATACAGGTAGCTTTCATCCGCGTCCTGCGGGACGAGGGGATCGTATCCCTCTTCCGCCACGTCGTAGATGCGGGAGTGTCCCAGGTCCTTGCCGGCGAACCAATCCCGGGTGTGGAGGTTGTTGTATGTTGGGCACGGCTGGATCACCTCGAGGTAGGCCAGCCCGGGATGGTTGATGGCCCTCTGGATGAGGTCGACCAGCTGGCGGATGTTATAGGCGTATCCCCGCCCGATCCATGTGAACCCGGAGGCCAGCGCCAGCAACAGCGAGTTCACCTGCCCTTGCATGTTCGGCTCCGGCAGGCTCTTGGTCTGCAGCCCCAGGGGAAGCGTGGGGGAGGCCTGACCTTTGGTCAGGCCGTAGACCTCGTTGTTGTAGAGGATGTACGTCAGATCGACGTTTCGGCGGCCGGAGTTCACGAAATGTCCCGCGCCGATGGCGAACCCATCGCCGTCGCCGCCGACGGCGATGACGGTGAGTTCCGGGTTGGCCAGCTTGGTCCCCATCGCGTAGGGGAGCACACGGCCGTGTAGCGTGTGCACGCCATACGCGTTGACGTGATATTGCGTCTTGCCGGAGCAGCCGATGCCGCCGAAGATGGCCACCTTATGAGGGGTCAGGCCGAGCTTGGCCAGGGCCTGCTGCAGGGCGTTCAGGATCCCGTAATCTCCACAGCCAGGGCACCAATCGATCGGTTCCTCTACCTGGTAATCTTTCGCTGTGATCTTCGTCATGGTCATCGTTGCCATGTTCGTTCCACCACCTTTCACTCACTCGTATGGATTGCGCAGGACGATCCGCCGCTCGGCGGTGCCTTCGTGGATGGTCTTGAGGGCCCAATAGACCTCCTGGCCGGACATGGGGCGACCGTTGTATTTCAGGATCAGGTGATCACTGGCACGCCCGGTGTGCGCCCGCAGGAGCTCCGCGAACTGCCCGGAGTAGTTGGACTCGACGGCGACCAGGGGGGAGGCGTCCTCGATTAGGGGGGCGATCGCCTCCGTCGGGAAGGGCCACAGCAGATGGACCTGCACCAGCCGCGCGGAGATCCCATCTGCCTTAAGCCGATCCAGGGCCTCCAGGATGCTGCCCTTGTTCGAGCCCCAGCTCACGATGGTGAAGGCGGCGTCCACATCGCCGTATACCTTGAGCTTCTCCTCCTGGGGGATCTCCCGGGCGACCAGCTCCAACTTGCGCATCCGCTTTTCCATCATCTGCTCGCGGATCACCGGATCCTCCGTGACCCGCCCGTATACGGTGTGCTCGCCGCCCGTGAGCCAGTGGATGCCGCCCGGCTGTCCCGGGAACGCGCGCGGGGAGATCCCCGATTCGGTGATGGCGAAGCGCGGGTAGTGTTTGCGGCCGTTGTCCTCGGTGGTGGGCGTGTAGAACTCCCCTCGCTCAATGCGAATGGTCTCCGTGTCGAAGGGGCGCACCGTCTGCGTGGTGCTGGCCATCGCCTTGTCGACCAGGTGGATCACGGGCATCTGATAGCGCTCGGCGTAGTTGAACGCGTGGATCGTGTCGTAGAAGGCTTCCACGATGTCGCCGGAGGCCAGGACGATGCGGGGGAATTCGCCGTGGCCGGCGTGGATGGCGAGCATCAGGTCGCCCTGCTCGCTGCGGGTGGGCAGGCCCGTAGAGGGGCCGCCGCGCTGGTAGAGGGTGATCACCAGGGGCACCTCGTTGATGCCCGCCCAGCCCAGGCCTTCGACCATCAAGGAGAAGCCGGGGCCGGAGGTCGCCGTGGCTGTTCGGGCGCCGGTCAGGGCCGCGCCGGAGGCCATCGCGATGGCGGAGAGCTCATCCTCCGTCTGCACGATGACGGCCAGCCCGTCCTTGCCATTGCGCAGGGGGAAGTTGGCGTGCGCCTCCAGGAAGACGCTCTCGTCCGTTGCGGGGCTGATGGGATAGTAAGTCTGGAAGGTCAATCCGGCGGCCAGCTTGCCCAAAGCCACGGCCTGGTGGCCGTTGATGAGCAGACGGTGCTCATTGATGTCCATGGGCACCAGGCGAAAGTCAAGATCGTGGGTGTCGAAGCGCTCGTGGACGAACTCGTAGGCCAGCTCCACCGCCTGTACGTTCATGTCGATGATCTTGGCCCGGCCCGGGAAGGTCTTCTCCAGCGCTTTGGCCAGGTAGTCGGAGGGGTAGTCCAGCAGGGCGCAGGAGATGGCCACCGCGATGGTGTTCAGCGTGCGATCCGCGATCGCCTTGGGGACCTCGAGCTTCTTGGCCAGGGCGCTGGTGATCTCGTCGTAGGACACCGCATAGGTCTGCACACCCCGTCGGCGGGCGTCCTCCAGAAGGCCGCCCGTGGTGGGGGGCAGGTCCCTTTCCTCCAGATAGGCGCTCAGATCGTTCCGCAGACGCTCTCCCAGGAACGGGATCCGGTTCAACGGTGTATCCGCATGGCTGGCGTTGTAGACGATGCCGCCGCCGTGCACGACGGCAATGGCGTGGCGAGCCAGACTCTCCGCCTCAAAGGTCGTCAGCAGGTCCGCCGTCTCACGATGACAGGTAACCGGATAATGAGCCACGCGTACGTCGTAGTAGCTGTGGCGTCCTTTGATATTGGAGTAATACTCTCTTCGGCCATAGAGATGGAGTCCCCCGATGGCGCAGGCACGGGAGAAGATCCCCGCTGCCGTGTCTACGCCACTTCCCTGGGGGCCTCCCACCCGCCAGGCCAGCTCTTGTTGCTGTTTGCTCACAGATACCTCCTTAGGACTGAAGTAGTGGGTATGACCGCGTCATTAGAAAGACGAGGCGGTCGGGACGAGTCGAATGGGATGTGAAGCCGGACATGATCCATAAACCAAAGCTCCTGCCTCCCCTCGACCCCCGCGGCGCCAGGGGATCGAGCGAGTGCTTGCTAGGGTGAAAACACCAGGGCAGACAAGCCGATGCGTGGAAGATGATGTCCCCGTGGATAAGCAGCGGATGGCTCCCCTGTGCCCTTCGGATCTTACCGTGATAATCAATCGATAACTCCACTTCTGAGG
This window of the Chloroflexota bacterium genome carries:
- the crcB gene encoding fluoride efflux transporter CrcB: MNRILWVGLGGFVGAVLRYGVSGWVQKWSGSVNFPHGTLAVNLLGCLMIGLLSQLTESRSVFTSETRLFVFIGVLGAFTTFSTFSNETMNLLLDGEDLFALSNMAAQLGGGLGMVWLGRVLVRLMWR
- a CDS encoding DUF190 domain-containing protein — encoded protein: MTLSEEGYLLRIFIGESDKCEGKPLYEWIVLRAREQGLAGATVLRGMMGFGPSSRVYTSKILRLSEDLPIVVEIVDSRDKLESFLVTIDEVVREGLVTLEKAQVRIYRGRE
- a CDS encoding alpha-mannosidase; this translates as MDPRIIRMKLDILHRRAIVQSWPIAPYQARLADHLAPNEYRYEGDWVQVDGEGWWPAGKTVFLRAQVTPPTDVPLEQLFLVFDGEGLEGLLSIDGRPYAGIDANHSRVRVPHAGTLHLEAEFIAIPHVMCLPELASEKARLRQIRLEQVDAEIEAAWYDLRLAWDASQAVRDERRRQRIADALEDALLAIDLTLPQDRFRREVMEARRILKDRLEGIAPDPEGGRIFLTGHSHIDTAWLWPIRETIRKCGRTFSTACRLLEQYPRYRFSCSQPQLYAYTKKYYPALYEEIKRWVREGRWETTGGMWVEADCNISSGEALIRQILHGLRFFREEFGTRPRVCWLPDVFGYPGNLPQILNGCGLTSFYTNKLHWQARNPFPYHLFWWEGIDGTRVLAHIPRLKRGYNGNPTPEELALAWEHFHEKAIYDEILFPFGFGDGGGGPTEEMLEYADRLERYPGLPACHQGLEEAYFDRVRAAAPELPVWHGELYLETHRGTYTSQAATKRGNRKNELLLREAEIAGVLAQWVDDAIDMSPLHDAWENLLLLQFHDILPGSSIGQVYEEAVRDYARIERTARAVRDAALQAIAHRAPTADLLVFNSLSWARNDVATATIPAPTGPVELVDPQGRAASVQVIAQRDGQAEIVFAPPEVPPVGYTTLTLRPADGEPETSLVVTPQRVENQFFIIELNDVGEITRLYDKRHQREVIPSGQVANRLQLFQDGPEREAAWNVHATFERREYPFEGECTVEVVETGPVRGSIRVIRHHRDSRIEQDIVLYDAMPRIDFVTRADWQERQVMLKAAFPVEVLADQATFEIQFGALQRPTHRNTSWDQEKFEVAAYRWADLSEAGYGVSLLNDCKYGYDVKGNVLRLTLLRGPEWPDPNADRGHHEFVYSLWPHGGDWRQGETVRRGWELNVPLVCLPAGQGDGSLPAAQSFVQVNGPAVLETLKPADDGQGWIMRLYEPNGGRGQVTITTLSELRGVTASNLVEEPEGPQPSEGNRFAFPIRPFQIRTFRLEM
- a CDS encoding 2-oxoacid:ferredoxin oxidoreductase subunit beta, translated to MTKITAKDYQVEEPIDWCPGCGDYGILNALQQALAKLGLTPHKVAIFGGIGCSGKTQYHVNAYGVHTLHGRVLPYAMGTKLANPELTVIAVGGDGDGFAIGAGHFVNSGRRNVDLTYILYNNEVYGLTKGQASPTLPLGLQTKSLPEPNMQGQVNSLLLALASGFTWIGRGYAYNIRQLVDLIQRAINHPGLAYLEVIQPCPTYNNLHTRDWFAGKDLGHSRIYDVAEEGYDPLVPQDADESYLYEKICYYIEKAHEWGDRIPTGVFLENHLVPTFEDRLCQRTPTYRERPPARRVIADEEGRTLTDLSKIFVEMMMR
- a CDS encoding 2-oxoacid:acceptor oxidoreductase subunit alpha; the protein is MSKQQQELAWRVGGPQGSGVDTAAGIFSRACAIGGLHLYGRREYYSNIKGRHSYYDVRVAHYPVTCHRETADLLTTFEAESLARHAIAVVHGGGIVYNASHADTPLNRIPFLGERLRNDLSAYLEERDLPPTTGGLLEDARRRGVQTYAVSYDEITSALAKKLEVPKAIADRTLNTIAVAISCALLDYPSDYLAKALEKTFPGRAKIIDMNVQAVELAYEFVHERFDTHDLDFRLVPMDINEHRLLINGHQAVALGKLAAGLTFQTYYPISPATDESVFLEAHANFPLRNGKDGLAVIVQTEDELSAIAMASGAALTGARTATATSGPGFSLMVEGLGWAGINEVPLVITLYQRGGPSTGLPTRSEQGDLMLAIHAGHGEFPRIVLASGDIVEAFYDTIHAFNYAERYQMPVIHLVDKAMASTTQTVRPFDTETIRIERGEFYTPTTEDNGRKHYPRFAITESGISPRAFPGQPGGIHWLTGGEHTVYGRVTEDPVIREQMMEKRMRKLELVAREIPQEEKLKVYGDVDAAFTIVSWGSNKGSILEALDRLKADGISARLVQVHLLWPFPTEAIAPLIEDASPLVAVESNYSGQFAELLRAHTGRASDHLILKYNGRPMSGQEVYWALKTIHEGTAERRIVLRNPYE